In the Haloferula helveola genome, one interval contains:
- a CDS encoding FeoA family protein — translation MPHATAHDLENDSLQSLAQATVGCDFRIRFLEGPACEQLRRLGFCETLQVRKLANGRNLICSVCGTRMALSRELADQVLVSPLPA, via the coding sequence ATGCCGCACGCAACCGCCCACGATCTGGAAAACGACAGCCTGCAGAGTCTTGCGCAGGCGACCGTGGGCTGTGATTTCCGGATTCGTTTCCTCGAAGGGCCGGCCTGCGAGCAACTGCGACGTTTGGGCTTCTGTGAGACCCTTCAGGTGCGGAAATTGGCAAACGGCCGCAATCTGATCTGCTCGGTCTGCGGCACCCGGATGGCCCTCAGCCGCGAGTTGGCCGATCAGGTTCTGGTTTCCCCGCTCCCCGCCTGA
- a CDS encoding sulfatase-like hydrolase/transferase has protein sequence MLRIWLLTAIAKALFLCVAAGAPNVIIIVADDVGWSHLGSEEGDEEDAPVLQGLREESTAFEQLFVSPTGAASRAALITGRHEFAVGVSHGFVGRNLLRPGVPTMPELMRDAGYSTGIFGLWQLGDAFPCRPEDRGFEEILVHGGAGIGAVPDAWGNVRTAPLLRSGAGWVETEGGAAEVVFERATKWLNEEVEKGKSFFLWLAPEMSADSGERLSELEANLKGLLRTLEEREVADETIVVFVSDGGGGSVGIGGIADDGTVRVPCFVRWPGKIAPGRKVDALAAHFDLMPTVASLCGVAMPAQWRGDGMDLSAALKSESEFPKERTLFFHAGGWPGDESPARHRTRGFSVRTPKWRLVGLELFDMENDPEQRENLFPGPDGMASRLLVDYGRWWDSVQPSLMSPVRYRVGDDRCPVVDLTCADWWPSLEAETGTHVEFRGQAQIRAYLDKSRVAKTRNALPGASGHWKLDVAREGRYRVRMSLLPKSAPDDERRRIGLLRSGTAHVRVAKREVQLEVVERASSVAMEIDLDAGPADLEAWFGGQLPADRKIGAFFASIERVGDRKEVLPELEVKPVEGSGQE, from the coding sequence ATGCTCCGGATTTGGCTGCTCACGGCAATCGCAAAGGCGCTTTTCCTTTGCGTGGCCGCCGGAGCTCCGAACGTGATCATCATCGTTGCCGACGATGTCGGCTGGAGCCATCTCGGGTCGGAGGAGGGTGACGAGGAGGATGCACCGGTGCTCCAGGGGTTGCGTGAAGAGTCGACCGCGTTCGAGCAATTGTTCGTCAGTCCGACGGGTGCGGCATCAAGGGCGGCACTGATCACCGGACGGCATGAATTCGCAGTTGGCGTCAGCCACGGCTTCGTGGGGCGGAACCTGCTCCGCCCGGGTGTTCCGACCATGCCGGAGCTGATGCGGGACGCGGGATACTCGACCGGGATTTTCGGGCTCTGGCAGCTTGGCGACGCGTTTCCGTGTCGTCCCGAAGATCGCGGTTTCGAAGAGATCTTGGTTCACGGAGGAGCCGGGATCGGTGCGGTCCCCGATGCATGGGGGAACGTGCGGACCGCTCCTCTGCTGCGGTCGGGAGCCGGCTGGGTGGAGACCGAGGGCGGGGCGGCCGAAGTCGTCTTCGAGCGGGCAACGAAGTGGCTGAACGAGGAGGTGGAAAAGGGGAAGTCGTTCTTCCTTTGGCTAGCTCCCGAGATGTCGGCAGATTCCGGTGAGCGCCTCAGTGAGCTTGAGGCGAATCTGAAAGGATTGCTGCGGACCCTTGAAGAGCGTGAAGTCGCGGATGAAACCATCGTCGTGTTCGTTTCTGACGGCGGTGGCGGGAGTGTCGGTATCGGTGGGATCGCGGACGACGGGACGGTTCGAGTTCCGTGTTTCGTCCGATGGCCCGGCAAGATTGCTCCGGGGAGGAAGGTGGATGCGTTGGCAGCGCATTTCGACCTGATGCCGACCGTTGCCTCCCTGTGTGGTGTCGCGATGCCCGCGCAGTGGAGGGGCGACGGGATGGATTTGTCCGCGGCGCTGAAAAGTGAATCGGAGTTTCCGAAGGAGCGGACCTTGTTTTTCCATGCCGGTGGTTGGCCGGGGGATGAGAGTCCGGCAAGGCATCGAACCCGCGGCTTTTCCGTGAGGACTCCGAAGTGGCGTCTGGTCGGACTCGAGTTGTTCGACATGGAGAATGACCCGGAGCAGCGGGAGAACCTGTTTCCCGGTCCGGACGGAATGGCGAGCCGGTTATTGGTGGACTACGGCCGCTGGTGGGATTCGGTGCAGCCGTCGCTGATGAGTCCGGTCCGCTACCGGGTCGGCGACGACCGGTGTCCGGTGGTGGATCTCACCTGTGCCGATTGGTGGCCTTCGCTGGAGGCGGAGACCGGGACTCATGTCGAGTTTCGCGGACAGGCGCAGATCCGGGCTTACCTCGACAAGTCAAGGGTCGCGAAGACGCGCAACGCGCTGCCGGGCGCCAGCGGCCATTGGAAGTTGGATGTCGCCCGGGAGGGTCGATACCGGGTGAGGATGTCGCTCCTTCCCAAGTCCGCTCCGGATGACGAGCGGAGGCGGATCGGCCTGCTCCGTTCGGGGACAGCTCACGTGCGGGTCGCCAAGCGGGAGGTCCAATTGGAAGTGGTCGAACGCGCCAGTTCGGTCGCGATGGAGATCGATCTGGACGCGGGTCCCGCCGACCTCGAAGCGTGGTTTGGCGGTCAGTTGCCGGCCGACCGCAAGATCGGCGCGTTCTTCGCCTCGATCGAGCGGGTGGGCGACCGGAAGGAAGTTTTGCCCGAGCTTGAAGTGAAGCCGGTGGAAGGCTCCGGGCAGGAATGA
- the feoB gene encoding ferrous iron transporter B yields the protein MTDERIETVVLAGNPNVGKTTLFNALTGANAKVGNFAGVTVELKTGHTFTAHGRKVRILDLPGCYSLQGGSPDQQVAHRALRGEIGEIGRPDLAICVLDASNLERHLNLALEVIETGLPVVIALNMIDVAESSGLRLDPQKLSEELGVPVVPIQANRGKGLVELKQAIRHPLPPAADAPWSTGSDVEDARRSRVLALCEIVARRPTAHTSTVSDRLDSVLLHPVLGWLCFIGIMLAVFWTIFSLSETPMGWVESGQIWLQDLVANSMAEGDLRDLLVDGIIGGVGAVVIFLPQILMLFFFIGLLESSGYMSRAAYLMDGVMSKVGLSGKAFLPLLSSYACAIPGVMATRTIDSAKERLVTIFVAPWMSCSARLPVYLLLVPMLLGGSEGGLVQALIFTAIYAVGTLTAFVVARVLRGRLGPEEIVHHFILELPPYRAPQWGYIFRHLLERAGAFLKKAGTFILGLMILLWAAQTYPKLDSEDPAERLEHSIVGRISQVIEPVVRPLGFDGRTGTAILTSFAAREVFVGSMAQLYHVEESDDETQTRQRIRERIANEKRPDGSPLFSPLAVISLLVFYIYALQCLPTSAVVAREAGSWKWAVGQFVFMSAFAAIASLVIFQVGSLLGF from the coding sequence ATGACCGACGAACGGATCGAAACGGTCGTCCTGGCCGGCAACCCCAACGTCGGCAAAACGACCCTTTTCAACGCGCTGACCGGGGCCAATGCCAAGGTCGGAAACTTCGCGGGGGTCACGGTCGAACTGAAAACCGGTCACACGTTCACTGCCCACGGCCGCAAGGTCAGGATCCTCGATCTGCCAGGCTGCTACTCGCTTCAGGGCGGCTCCCCGGACCAACAAGTCGCCCATCGCGCCCTGCGCGGCGAGATCGGGGAGATCGGCCGCCCGGATCTGGCGATCTGCGTCCTCGATGCCTCCAATCTCGAGCGCCACCTGAACCTCGCGCTCGAGGTGATCGAGACCGGCCTGCCGGTGGTGATCGCGCTGAACATGATCGACGTCGCCGAGTCGTCCGGGCTGCGACTCGATCCCCAGAAGCTCTCCGAAGAACTCGGCGTCCCGGTCGTCCCGATCCAAGCCAACCGCGGCAAGGGTCTCGTCGAACTGAAGCAGGCGATCCGTCATCCGCTGCCTCCGGCCGCTGACGCTCCGTGGAGCACAGGCTCCGACGTCGAGGACGCCCGTCGCTCGCGGGTCCTCGCGCTCTGCGAAATCGTCGCCCGACGCCCGACGGCCCACACCAGTACGGTTTCCGACCGGCTCGATTCGGTTCTTCTCCACCCGGTGCTCGGCTGGCTGTGCTTCATCGGCATCATGCTCGCGGTCTTCTGGACGATCTTCTCCCTTTCGGAGACTCCGATGGGATGGGTCGAAAGCGGACAGATCTGGCTGCAGGACCTTGTCGCCAACTCGATGGCCGAGGGTGACCTGCGGGACCTCCTCGTCGACGGCATCATCGGAGGCGTCGGCGCGGTCGTCATCTTCCTGCCGCAGATCCTGATGCTGTTCTTCTTTATCGGGCTGCTCGAAAGCTCCGGCTACATGTCCCGGGCGGCCTACCTGATGGACGGGGTGATGTCCAAGGTAGGCCTGAGCGGTAAAGCCTTCCTCCCACTGCTCAGCAGCTACGCGTGCGCCATTCCGGGCGTCATGGCGACCCGCACGATCGACTCCGCGAAGGAGCGGTTGGTGACGATCTTCGTCGCACCGTGGATGAGCTGCTCGGCGCGCCTTCCGGTCTATCTGCTGCTGGTTCCGATGCTGCTCGGCGGTTCCGAAGGCGGCCTCGTACAAGCGCTTATCTTCACCGCCATCTACGCGGTCGGAACCCTTACTGCCTTCGTGGTCGCACGCGTGCTCCGCGGCCGCCTCGGCCCCGAGGAAATCGTTCACCACTTCATCCTCGAACTGCCGCCCTACCGGGCGCCGCAGTGGGGCTACATCTTCCGACACCTGCTGGAGCGGGCAGGCGCGTTCCTGAAAAAGGCCGGCACCTTCATCCTGGGTCTGATGATCCTGCTGTGGGCCGCGCAGACCTACCCCAAGCTCGACAGTGAGGATCCTGCGGAACGCTTGGAACATTCGATCGTCGGCCGCATCAGCCAGGTGATCGAACCGGTGGTCCGGCCTCTCGGCTTCGACGGCCGCACCGGCACCGCGATCCTGACATCCTTTGCGGCACGCGAGGTGTTTGTCGGTTCAATGGCCCAGCTCTACCACGTCGAGGAGTCCGACGACGAAACGCAGACCCGCCAGCGCATCCGCGAGCGCATCGCCAACGAGAAGCGCCCCGACGGCAGTCCGTTGTTCTCGCCGCTCGCGGTGATTTCACTGCTGGTGTTCTACATCTACGCGCTGCAGTGCCTGCCGACGTCCGCTGTGGTGGCGCGTGAGGCCGGCTCGTGGAAATGGGCGGTCGGCCAATTCGTGTTCATGTCCGCCTTCGCGGCGATCGCCTCGCTTGTCATCTTCCAAGTCGGGAGCCTGCTCGGATTCTAG
- a CDS encoding low molecular weight protein-tyrosine-phosphatase codes for MTDTCKPYRVLFVCMGNICRSPAAEIIFRHRVGEAGLTDRIEIDSAGTIGYHAGNPPDPRMSETLSARGYEIAGSSRKIRARDLEDFDLILCADRDNLDDVRSLDPGGERHDRIHLITRYCIDREADHVPDPYYGGRRGFEEVADLVEDACDGLLAELTGTSGPVR; via the coding sequence ATGACCGACACTTGCAAGCCCTACCGCGTACTCTTCGTTTGCATGGGAAACATCTGCCGCTCCCCGGCGGCGGAGATCATCTTCCGGCACCGCGTCGGAGAAGCAGGCCTCACCGATCGCATCGAAATCGATTCCGCCGGGACAATCGGCTACCACGCCGGCAACCCGCCCGACCCGAGGATGAGCGAAACGCTCTCCGCACGCGGCTATGAGATTGCCGGAAGCTCGAGGAAGATCCGCGCCCGGGATCTCGAGGACTTCGACCTCATCCTCTGCGCCGACCGCGACAATCTCGACGACGTCCGCTCGCTCGACCCCGGCGGCGAGCGTCACGACCGGATCCATCTGATCACCCGCTACTGCATCGACCGCGAAGCCGACCATGTTCCGGATCCCTACTACGGCGGACGCCGTGGTTTCGAAGAGGTCGCGGACCTCGTTGAAGATGCCTGCGACGGCCTGCTCGCCGAACTCACCGGAACCAGCGGTCCCGTTCGCTGA
- a CDS encoding ROK family protein, translating into MSTAATPAFDSSLASCRPVLDPGFVPAVAWNRLYRRVAGETSGARDVAVSLERPDGTVFRWNSLMLPDAAEHAEINLRYLERILKFLLWQKGGNRIRIAGAPELAAKLGLIYSADGDRAFDWDFIGRKIFGGGISIEAAEADDLPEANDQVMPLGRHLDGCRIGFDLGGSDRKCAAVIDGEVVFSEEVVWDPYFQSDPEYHLEGIHDSLKRAAAHLPRVDAIGGSSAGVYVNNEVRAASLFRGVSEEDFEKHIRGIFGTLKERWNGVPFEVVNDGEVTALAGSMALGENAVLGVAMGTSEAAGYVDGSGHIRPWLNELAFAPVDYRDQGPLDEWSGDRGCGVQFFSQQGVARLAPLAGFEFGDMPFPEQLVKVQEAMKGGDDRARKIYETIGTCFGYSVAHYADFYEIRNLLILGRVTSGDGGDVIISEAEKVLGQEFPDQSIRLVVPDEKTKRHGQAVAAASLPAKG; encoded by the coding sequence ATGAGCACCGCCGCAACCCCCGCCTTCGATTCCTCTCTCGCCTCCTGTCGTCCTGTTCTCGACCCGGGGTTTGTTCCGGCGGTGGCATGGAACCGTCTGTATCGCCGGGTTGCCGGCGAGACCTCGGGTGCGCGCGATGTGGCGGTCAGTCTCGAGCGTCCGGACGGCACGGTTTTCCGGTGGAATTCCCTCATGCTTCCGGATGCCGCCGAGCACGCCGAGATCAACCTGCGTTACCTCGAGCGGATTCTGAAGTTCCTGCTCTGGCAGAAGGGCGGCAACCGCATCCGGATCGCGGGAGCTCCTGAGCTGGCCGCCAAGCTGGGGCTGATCTACTCCGCCGATGGAGATCGGGCGTTCGACTGGGACTTCATCGGCCGCAAGATCTTCGGTGGCGGGATCTCCATCGAAGCCGCCGAAGCGGACGACCTGCCCGAGGCAAATGACCAAGTGATGCCGCTGGGCCGGCACCTCGACGGCTGCCGGATCGGCTTTGACCTCGGTGGTTCCGACCGCAAGTGCGCGGCGGTGATCGACGGCGAGGTCGTCTTCTCCGAGGAGGTCGTTTGGGATCCCTACTTCCAGAGTGACCCCGAGTATCATCTCGAGGGCATTCACGATTCCCTCAAGCGCGCGGCGGCGCATCTGCCACGGGTCGATGCCATCGGTGGCAGCTCGGCGGGCGTTTACGTCAACAACGAGGTCCGCGCGGCGTCGCTGTTCCGCGGGGTCTCGGAAGAGGATTTCGAGAAACACATCCGCGGCATCTTCGGCACGCTCAAGGAGCGCTGGAACGGGGTGCCGTTCGAAGTCGTCAACGACGGTGAAGTCACGGCCCTGGCGGGATCGATGGCACTCGGCGAGAACGCCGTGCTGGGCGTGGCGATGGGAACCAGCGAAGCGGCCGGCTACGTCGACGGCTCCGGTCACATCCGTCCCTGGCTAAACGAACTCGCATTCGCTCCGGTCGACTATCGTGACCAAGGGCCTCTCGACGAATGGAGCGGGGATCGCGGGTGTGGCGTCCAGTTCTTTTCCCAGCAGGGAGTCGCGCGACTCGCTCCGCTGGCAGGTTTCGAGTTCGGCGACATGCCGTTCCCCGAGCAGCTCGTGAAGGTCCAGGAGGCGATGAAGGGTGGCGACGACCGGGCGCGGAAGATCTATGAGACGATCGGCACGTGTTTCGGATACTCGGTGGCCCACTACGCCGACTTCTACGAGATCCGCAATCTGCTGATCCTCGGCCGGGTAACTTCGGGTGACGGCGGCGATGTGATCATCTCCGAAGCCGAGAAGGTGCTCGGGCAGGAGTTCCCCGACCAGTCGATCCGCCTGGTGGTGCCGGATGAGAAGACCAAACGCCACGGTCAGGCCGTGGCTGCGGCAAGCCTGCCGGCAAAGGGCTGA